The genomic region CAAGCCAAAAACAAAAGTAGACGTGGATAAAGTATTGCAGCATGTTCAGTCTGCATCTTCACTACCCACCAGACCCATGAGTGCTCCTAATATTTTAGAACAAGCACAAGAAAGGGTTGGAAGTAGTCGAGCAAAAAGTGTGCTGTCTATTAAAACCTCTCAATCTGGAACAAAATCATGTaaagtttcaaataatatgataatctAGAGAAAATCTtcatttctcaaatatttcaatgatttctattttacagtCATTAGACCCTGGAGGTTACAACCAGAAGCCCAAAAAGGTTCTAACGCCAAAAAATCTGATCCAGTTGCACTTTATCAGAAATATCAACAAGAGTGGAAACAAATGTCCTTCCCAGGCGAGGCCAAGCATGCTGGCTTAAGATGGGCAATTCGTGAAAAAATGTTAGGTGGAGATCCTCATCCTGTGGTAAGAACTTTGTACAGATAagtatgttttttttattatttatttcttaaaatatttttatttttcagccTCTTCCTAGAAAGTCGACCAGTATGCCAatcttaaaaaagaaatgaccTTAACCAAATATAGAAGACAAATTTTTCACtagaagtaattaattataagaaacgcGATTTTTATGGTTCGACATGGTAGTTTAATTTTCAGACGCCGAGTTAGGAAACCGTCTTCTGAGGATTAATTGTTACGAGGAAAGGCATGTTTACTGTTGgtaaaaataacaacaatttgatgaataataaacaatttaattttttcttcggATCGATTTTACTGCTGGTTAAGCTTGAACTTCCCCATGAGTTTTGCAGCATCTAATCTATTCATTTGAAACAGAATCTTATCTTCAATATAACGAGCCGCTCTTTCCGTGAGGATCAAAGTATCATACTTTAGCATGCTGAACACATTAAGCCCTAGAAAATAAAGAAGGGTTGAACGTTTATAATTGAGCTGTACATTCTTGATAGCAGTCTTACCATATGCAGGCATTAGAGTCATGTGTGCAATTTTATCTGTTGCCGCTGTTATATTTAACGGCATGATGTCGTCGGTATCAACAAAAAGTACAGCAGGACCCCAACCTCTTTCTTCAACTAGTTGATTTATGTAAGAGGCATCTTCGGATGGTATTTCCAAATTGTTGACTATGAATAGATCATCCTGAGCAAGTTTTACAGACAACATACTACAAAGACCAGCAACACGCGTGTAATAGGGAAGCATGTAAAAGTGAGGTGTTGGAGATCTGGGACCATGTGCGATACCACCACCTTTCCACAATGGTGATCTTATGCTTCCATGGCGTGCACGACCAGTTCCCTTTTGTGGCCAAGGTTTCCGACCACCACCCCTTAGTTCTGCACGTGTTTTCGTGTGTTCATagttctaaaattaaacattaatgttgATTTTAGAATAATAGTTTTCTTGAATAACTGGAGCAACTTCATAATTACCACATGACGATACAGTGTCTGCCATTTAACATTCTCATGAATAATGTCCACTCTTGGTGCTGCTGCATAGACATCAGGATGCAGATACACCAGACCTAACTTCTTTCTGACAACCGTATCCAAATTCTCCAACCATGTTTGACGTTGcttttgatataaaaatctttcatCTCTGTAACTCTTTTTAGAGATAATTGGGGCTGGTTCTGGATCGGTTGTCTGTTCCTTAACGACAACAGTGCAGAATTTTAAGGACTGCTGTGTACATGTTTGCAATCTCGTGATAatgtttcgaattattatcGACATTTTTGTAAGTAATGTTTGTTTGTTATTATTCTTGCACTGTGCACATTGTTACATCGATAACCTAACAGCGGTTTTTCTCTTATTCGGTCTATAATACTTGAGTTTTGTGCAAGATGGCGCTGGAAGATCTAATATTTTCGCAGATGTCACTACTGCTGATGATCGTGTGTGAAGTTTGTTTTCGTCTTTAGTAAACAGatgatttcaaattttcctTATTATTGTGCcgtttattatctttaattatcATGGAACATTGATAAGTCAAGTGCCTGAAGGGAATTTGTAGAGATTTTAtcggattaataaataaggGAGATTTGTTTAAGCgaaaattatacttaaaaaGGCTTTATTCTTTGACTTGATGAATATGTTTATGTTTCAATTTGGAAAAActtaaaacaagaaaatactGGTTATGAAAAAACTTGTCTACTTGAACTTTCAATGTGTTTCTATTGTATAGAGAGGAAAACACATTATccaatatatcataattattttcctgTATTGCACATACTGATAAAAGATGTATGGAAGGAAGGCAGTCAAGCTAATAACAGAATTAGATTTATCTGCAGAAATTCAATCATTCAATGTACGTTACAGGATACTATAacaatcagaaattaattttagccATGATATAAAACTAAAGAAAGATGTTTTGTAGGAGGTAGTATTCAAGGAAGTTCTGGATGAGATGCATGCTTTGTATGAAGCAAATATGACTGACAggtttgtaataaatatgtataaccACAGCTACCATGAGTATTTTACGACTTAGTAATGAAATCCATTGGTTCCAGCAATGCCATTCGAAATGAGGACAACATGGCACTGTTACCATCGGTTCAACTAAGACATACAGCACTGACTAGAAACAAGAGATGCGCCTTGTCATACATCTACAACAGAATAAGAAGATTAAGGGAACTAAGATGGGATCTGGGAAGTATTCTACCACCAGAAATAAACTCTAATTTGTTAAATGCAGAGATTCAGTGGTTTCAATCTTACAATAAATCCTTAGCTACATACATGAGATCTTTGGGAGAAGACCAAGGATTCAATCTAACTGCATGCATGTTGCCTCCAAAAACTCCCTATGTAGAGGTAATTGTAGTTTAGACATTAGTACTTTTAAAAGACCATACAATTAATTCTGGATTCCAGGTAAAGTGTATGGTAGATTTTGGTAAGCTGGAGCTAGAGGATGGTCAAGTCATACTACTGAAGAAAAATACGTATCATTTACTACCCAGAGCTATTTGTGAATCACTCATTAGGCAAGGTATACTCGAACACAACAGTACATAACGTTTTTCTTTATCATTTcacacaaataaaaatcgattgatCTCCGTCTCTTGTTAACGATTCTTATCGAAAATCGCATTCAAAAATTCGTATACCCGCATATGCTTAACTGACTCTATTAAGAATTTCCTCGAGAAGCAGAAACCCAGTCAGGCGACGCGCGACCACAAACAATGTGAAGCTGGTCCGCGCTTACTATAACACGTTTCGCCTCGACGATAGTATGGATTCTTGGCTCGTAGGTGTTACTCGCTTGTCCCAACGCGCATACAAAGCTTAATGGTTAAGGTTTTCCTTCTAATTGAGAACGACAAAAACAACTTTTCCAGCGATATTATCAGTTTGCTGTCTATTATAGCATGCTGATTACTGATTACCGTGGCAGCGGAAGACGCTTCTAATTATCCGGTAAGCGACCGACTTTGCATTTCTCATTGATCGAAAATACGAGGAAAAATTGTCCGTACAGTATCCGATGacgaaaatgattataaaacaCGCTGGAGATTTCACGGGCTCGTAGCGGTAATTTCTCGCTTATTGATCGATCTATGGGTCACAAGTTCAATCTGATTTTAAATCACAAGCGTCGGCAATCGCGAGCGATCATCTGATTAGAATCTATTTTCGTCGTATTAAAACTCTCACATTTCTTATCGCGCTAATTATGCGAGACCTCTAGTACATGCATTACCGATGTGCCGGAAATTATTATGTCCATTGCGTAATTCTTTTGAGCCACATAAGCGAGGCATATTTCcttataaaacgaaatttgCATAACGGAATGATCAACTAATTTTTCCTCGCCCTAGGATATTCTACTAAGCTGTTGCAATTAATTGCAGCAGTAGAACGTTCCCAGATAGTACTCAGCTTCCACATGTACGTATAAGGGATAGTTTCCCAAGAAAAcacattcgaataattattatctttccAGAATCGTAGAAAAAATACCAGATGATGACAAAGAGAAAATAGGGAAAACCTCGTTTTATAAGATTACACGTTCCTTGAAATCCTCTCCGGAAACATTACCTGCGGGCTCCGTGGCTCTAGTTGACCTCGGAATCGGCTTCACCTAGACGCGTTGCAGCATGATCGGTCGAAAATCATTGTAATTCAAGGTGCAGTAACAAAATTCGTCGATAACAAGCATATCTGGGCAAATTGACTCTTATAAACGATAACACATTTCCAGGGCTTATCTCAGGTTTTCCCCAGATAGCTTAAATATAATTCCTTCCCCAACAACAATTTCTTTGACATCGAGTGCACACCTTGTGCCACTGTTTTCTATCACCAATGCCCGATGCGTAACGAGGTTTCCTAGTGAACGGGTAATTACCCGACGGTTTCTAATAACTATAGAAGTAATTGGAAAACGTTGCTGTAAAAAGGAAACTGcggtttcattttatttccattatcaGCAACGATGTCCCTGCTATCAAGCATGCCATTCCGCGCCACTACTTGTCTTTTCTTTATCCTAGAACAATGTGCAGCGCGTATTTCTCCGTAAACGAATAATAACCCAACGATTACTAGTTACGATACtggctaattaaaaatattcgctgAGTGGAATAGCTTCTCCCGTGTTCCGATAGATTTTCTCCTTTCCTTGTACTTTTGAAAACTATATCTTGAAGTTGGCATTTTCATTTACTGTTTTTTGCTTGATATTCGCTTGACTTTcattccataaaaattttcattcgtcacaaattacataatttgtgGTTAATCCAACCGCTACATGGGAAGAGGCGAAGATAGGTCGCGATGATGAGAAgcaaaaaaaatatacgttacatgaaattatataattcatcgGTTGGTATTGTCACAGGAACGCCGGATTATGACTATCGTTTACAAATGCTTTTACGAGCGGCCTCGTTTTTGAGTTGGTTCCGACATCCGCAACGACTAATCGGTCACCGTCGTTTACAATTTTCGTAACGACGGATTATAGGAGAGCACGTATTGCGACAATAGCCCGTTAGCACCGGCGCGCCGCCGTTCGACCTCGTTTGTGTAACGATAACACAGATAGACTGTATGAGGTTCTTTGTTTTACGAGCGAGTGTCAGGGGAACCATCGCTTGGGGAAAACCTGTGTTTAAAAGATCTCTGAACGGGGTCCGAAACCATCGATCTATATGGACGGGACCCGGCGCCGATCTTCTTGGTATCGTAATGCGCCAACAAGTAAAGGCCGCCGATGTTACCAGAGATATCCGGATGGAATTTCCGGTGAGCCCGCGTCTGCAGTAGATCAAACAGAGGGGCAGAGAAAGAAAGTAGTACAGTGAAATCTGCTTGGTCGCGTAGAAACTCCTCGATCGTTTGCTTTCCCATCGTGCACCACAGAGATAATCGGTTATATACGTGAACGTAAGTCGGATCACCATAAATCATCTGTCCTCTAAAACTGTCTCAATTTTCAAGGCTGCACTGTAACAGGTGATTTGTTACCTGGGACGCAATCATTATTACAGTTTCCATTATTTCGGATTTGCGACTGGATTCGATGGGTTGACGGTTTGTAAATGGTTTATAGGCAATAGGGTCAATAACGTGTTCTCATGTAGGTAAGAATAGCATCGGTAATTATTTACTGAAAACTTGAATGGAACGGGTTCCGAGGCTTGCCCCTTCGACCCTTTCACCACCCGTCAGATGCGCACGAGTTGCCTATATTTCGGGCCCATGCCACAAGAAAGCTTCTTGGTTGCCGCATCTTTAGTCTCGATGAAAAACATTCCATGCTTTTTCCTCGTTGATTACACTTCCTAGCATTTACCCTGAAACCATTTTATcggattttctaatttatagttagtatatttactatattgcCAATTGGATTACCGAACGCTTCCAATGCTAATTGTTTatgactaaaaatatatttccatatattGTCCTCGGGAACAGTGGCACAATCGGTGATACATTTATCGCAGACTTTAGGACGTTGCGTTTCCGGTGTCAGTGTTTCTTTTCATAAAGCGATTATCTAAAGAATGTCAAGTCGAATAGTGTACGTGTAGTTGTTGGACCTGCCAGACGACGATGGGTTTTCCCACCCCCTACCCTGCTCGTTTCGCAGCACGCGTGAAACGTCGTCGAGGGCGCCACCATAGTGCGCGGCCATAGGCGGAAGGTTATTCCGCTTGTCGTGGCTGGTCGTTGCTTGTCGGTGAAGGGATACGGCTTACAGTCAGTTCCAGTCAGATCGGAGTCAGTTCGTTTCAGACAGCGCGCCGAATATCGTCGTACACGACGACACACGCTGATTATCCACGAAATCACGGTGATTACGAGCACGCAATTCCGCATAGTTCGTCCAATATACTGGATAAATTAACGGGCGTCCACGCGATCGGTAATTTGGGCTTGCATCGAAACACGCGACGAAGGAAAACGGGACGGAAAACGTCCctgcgaacgaacgaacgaagtGAATTTGTTGCTCGTACACCCTCGGCACACGgtctaaaaaaattgttgagtttCGAGCCACAGTCTAAAGTCTAAAACGAGAATGGGAAGACGACACGAAGAAACGAACACACATAGAAGTGCAGCCACCGCCACAGCTGCGTTCGCGTAACGTCGAACGACGGATCGAACACCGATCACGCTCCCGAGCAGTAAATGTAGCAGATCGCGCGAAAGTCAGTCGAAAGGAATAACAGTGTTTCAACACGAAAGATAGCAATATTTAGTTGACCGCGTCGTGCTACGAAACGACCAAGTACCAAGGTCTAACCTAAATCTAGAATCGAAAGCTCCGATCAATCTCGAAAATGTGGCATCCGTCGTGCGACACACCGATGCAGAGAAATGTTGCAGAATGCAGCGAGGACAAACGCGAAGAGAAAGGAGAAACGGACTCTGGATTCCTGTCTAGCGGAAATCTATTGGTGAGCTCGGAGATCTCTGAGCAGGAGACGGCGGATGCTGCGGCAACTGCACCCGTTGCACCGGAACCAATGAGGGTGGACAGCGGCGTCGATTTCAGGCTCAGCGAGAGCCTGAGCCAGCTGAGCCTCAAACAAGTCACCCTGAACCCTTTAGCCAGCGAAACGGTTCAAGCAGAGCCAACGTTCGAGCTGACACCCGTCACCTCGGAGAAGCTCGAGCAACAAGAAATCGAGGCGTTGCGAATTAACGATTCGCAACGCGAGATCGAGAAACCGATCGAACTAGACTGGCAGCTCTATTACACGCAGGATGACGACGGCGATACGTAAGTACTTCTTGTTTTTCAATCCCTAATTAACTGTCACATGAACGCGTTCCGTCTTACGAACAATGTCGTTGCGAGGTTAGGATTCTATTAGTTTCACTTTAGGTTATTTTAAATGGTGAAATAAGTCGATGATGTTTCGTCGAGGTTTACGATCCGATTGTCACGTGACATTTTGATTTACGACCGTAGTCGTCCAACCTCAGGTGCTTAGGTTTAGGTACTTGAGTGGGTTGCAGAAAGCGAGGTATTTATCACAGCTTCCGTGAAACTGCGATAAAGTTGCCATTGGGACCTTAACAGCTATCGATAGGCCATTCTTGCTGACCTTGTTGAGAGGGTTACGCCTGATGACGATGATAATGTAGACAATAACATTCATTGTTGACACCAGTGAACCGGGAACATTACGGTCGCTCTGTTAAGAATGTATTcagatttattcgattcgaacCGGTTCTTCGAGATCAGTATAGTTCAGTCGCTATGCTACGTGTAAACAAGATTTGCGTGGAATATGAATACTTGATCCTCGAAACAATCATGACTACGGTGTGTTTACATCGGCGACTTCGTCATCTAGCCTACTATGTTGTTTGCTTTCCAAGTCCACGTGACTCGTGCAGTCATCCGTGAGTATTTATACTTTCTCCAGTATATTTTAGTGGTCGAAACGACGGTAATCCATTTATGTGAGATCTGCGAGGCACTCCTTTGAATTTGGCGGGAAGCTGATTTCCCGTTTCAATTTGAATACTTAGTAGTAATTCATGTTCGCTGCAACTTcctaatttaaaaacaaaactaatttgtaatatctctgtaacagtaataaatgATCGCTTCTCGTGCGATCTGCGTCATCGGGATGATTACAATTATCATTGTCGCAATTATCGTGGTGGACACGCAGTTCTGTCGTCATCCTTGAAATCCCAGATCTCTGACTCGTTGTTTATGCAAGAAAAGCGGATCAAAGATGCGATCGATCGAATGAATTGATCCGTCGAGCAGCGCATGCGCTATCGTCGATGAAACCTGTAGCCCGCGAGAGTTCGAAGAGTTGTTTCGACAGGCGAATCGATCGAATGCACGATGATCACAATGCTAGCTATTGAATGGGCGTGATTGTTCGTAGCGCGGAAAAACAATGACTCAGTACACTTACGTTCATCGAACGCGATTTTCCTGGCACCGTGCTAACAAAGATCTTCAGATCCGCGCGACGCCCCTAAAAATTCCTAGAAATCCTCGATTCTCCGTTCTCATCGACTTTCTCGAATCGTGATTAAACGGGACCCGATAATAGTTTACGCGCAACGTATCATTCCGGACAGTAATTACCGTTTTTACGGGCGCGTAAAAAACATGTTGATATCGAGGAGGAGCTATCGCGTCATCCTGCGCATACGAATCACGATTACGCGTGTTCCATCGGCGAGCGCGTTGACCGATCGCGATCTTTAACCAGCTAAGTGGACGATTTTTCCACGAGCGTGTATGCTGTGACGCTATAGCTCCCGACGATATCGATGAGGCTAAGCGTGTCTATTAATGCCGACATTAGGGGGTGTCGAGGCAGTGGTCATCTCCGTTCAGATACGGGTCaacgataaagaaaaatcgGCAACCTTTCTCCCAGTCACAGATCGTCGAAAGCATTCGGGATATATTACCGCACCACGTCGACCTTTGTCCACGCGGTGAACGATACTCAAAAAGTCGCGCAACCTCCAATAAACGTATCAATAGCTAAGTGGATCCCTACAGTTTCGTAAACGCAATTTCTAATTGCCGGCACAAGAGTGTCTTTATTG from Augochlora pura isolate Apur16 chromosome 5, APUR_v2.2.1, whole genome shotgun sequence harbors:
- the LOC144470184 gene encoding DNA replication complex GINS protein PSF1, which codes for MYGRKAVKLITELDLSAEIQSFNEVVFKEVLDEMHALYEANMTDSNAIRNEDNMALLPSVQLRHTALTRNKRCALSYIYNRIRRLRELRWDLGSILPPEINSNLLNAEIQWFQSYNKSLATYMRSLGEDQGFNLTACMLPPKTPYVEVKCMVDFGKLELEDGQVILLKKNTYHLLPRAICESLIRQGILEHNST
- the Mrpl4 gene encoding mitochondrial ribosomal protein L4, translating into MSIIIRNIITRLQTCTQQSLKFCTVVVKEQTTDPEPAPIISKKSYRDERFLYQKQRQTWLENLDTVVRKKLGLVYLHPDVYAAAPRVDIIHENVKWQTLYRHVNYEHTKTRAELRGGGRKPWPQKGTGRARHGSIRSPLWKGGGIAHGPRSPTPHFYMLPYYTRVAGLCSMLSVKLAQDDLFIVNNLEIPSEDASYINQLVEERGWGPAVLFVDTDDIMPLNITAATDKIAHMTLMPAYGLNVFSMLKYDTLILTERAARYIEDKILFQMNRLDAAKLMGKFKLNQQ